The DNA segment GCAGCGTACCCAAGCAACATAAGCCCAAATACGATAAGCACCGCAATTAGCGATACAGATATTTTTTGTGAATTCTCTTCTTCCATACTATATGTTTATTATACGCCCGTCAGTAAAATAACAAAAGACTTGTCTGGGGATGACCATTACATAATGATTCCTCCACCCATACACCGCTCATTATCATAGAGCACTAGGGACTGACCCGGCGGTGAAAGCGGTAATGCATTTGAAAATGTAATCATTGTGTGATTTCCAGATGTGTTTGAAACTTCACTCAGTGATAATTTCTGCCGATATCTTGTGCGGGCTTCGTATATGTTTGTTTCTTGAGGGGAATCCCCAATCCAATTTGTATTTTCAAGTTTAACCGTATCTTTATTTTGTATTGTAACTATTGGAGATACAGTGATTGTGTTGCCTTTCGTTTCCTTATCAATGACATAATATGGAGACATTTCTGGATTTTGCTTTGTCAAAGTAAACCCATGGCGCTGTCCAATGGTATAAAACGCCGCTCCATTGTGAACACCAATCACTTCTTTCTCTTGGGTAAGCACCACTCCTTCTTTTTCATTAATAAAACCCTTTAGAAAATCTTTCATATCGAGTTTACCAATAAAACACAGTCCTTGGCTGTCTTTTTTATTTGCTGTCGCAAGACCAAATTTTTCTGCAAGCTTTCGCACTTGCGGCTTTGCATATTGCCCAACCGGAAATAATGTCCTCTTTAACACATCTTGTGTAAGAGTCCACAAAAAATATGACTGGTCTTTATTTGAATCAATCCCTTTGAGCAAATGATATGTTCCTGATTTCTCATTAAACTTTACGCGTGCATAATGCCCTGTAGCTATGTAATCGGCTCCCATTTTCATAGATTGTTTGAAAAATTCTCCAAACTTTACATATTTATTACACATAACGTCTGGGTTGGGGGTTCTCCCAGTTTTATACTCATGCACCATGTAATCCACAACTTCTTTTTTGTATTCTTTTTCCAAATCAAATGTAAGAAACGAAATGCCTAAATGTGCACATACTCGCATGGCATCGCGTCGTTCCTCCTTCCATGTACACGGCAAAAACTCTGGGTGCCATACCTTTATAAACACGCCTGTTACGTCATAACCCCTAAACCCCTTAGGGGTCGGGCGACCAAATAATTTTTCAAAATTATTTGGTGTAGCCTGTTTCAAAAGCGCCGCAGAAACCGAAGAGTCTACTCCGCCAGAGAGTGCAACAAATACCTTTTTTTTGTCATTTTGATTGTTCATTTGCTGTAATATAGCACGACCAAACCCATTTACAGTCTAAACACCAAGTGGTAGTGGCACGCTATCGCGCAAAGTATTTTTAATTCACATATAGACTTTTCTTTCTTTTGTGTTCATCAAATGTCTTACTGTAATGCATTATGCCATTTCTGTCGGAGAGAAAGTACAAATACTCTGACTGAATAGGATTTACCGCTGCATAAAGCGAATCGTATCCGGGGTTTGTTATGGGTCCGATAGGCAGTCCGGCATACTTATAGGTATTGTATGGAGAATCCATCGCTAAATCTTCCAGAGTAAGCTGATATGTGTTTTTTCCGATGGTGTAGCCAAACGTTGCATCAACCTGAAGTGCCATGCCTATATCAATCCGTTTCCAGAGTATGCCAGATATAATACGCCTTGTTTCAGTAGTTCGTGCTTCTTTTTCAAGCATTGATGCCATTATCACAACATCGTGGAGTGGTTCCCCAAATTTTTTTATATCATCCTCCAGCTCAGCTATTTTTATAAAAAAAGTTGATTCAAGTGTTTTTATTATTTCTTCCGCTTCTACATTTGGGAGGAAAAAATAGGTATCGGGAAACAGATATCCTTCTTTTTTCTTTGCCTTATCCAAAAATTCCTTGCTGTCAAAATCAGAAAATTTGCTCGCGAAAATTGTTTCCATTTCTCTCACCATTGTCCCTTCAGGAATGGTGAC comes from the Patescibacteria group bacterium genome and includes:
- the mnmA gene encoding tRNA 2-thiouridine(34) synthase MnmA gives rise to the protein MNNQNDKKKVFVALSGGVDSSVSAALLKQATPNNFEKLFGRPTPKGFRGYDVTGVFIKVWHPEFLPCTWKEERRDAMRVCAHLGISFLTFDLEKEYKKEVVDYMVHEYKTGRTPNPDVMCNKYVKFGEFFKQSMKMGADYIATGHYARVKFNEKSGTYHLLKGIDSNKDQSYFLWTLTQDVLKRTLFPVGQYAKPQVRKLAEKFGLATANKKDSQGLCFIGKLDMKDFLKGFINEKEGVVLTQEKEVIGVHNGAAFYTIGQRHGFTLTKQNPEMSPYYVIDKETKGNTITVSPIVTIQNKDTVKLENTNWIGDSPQETNIYEARTRYRQKLSLSEVSNTSGNHTMITFSNALPLSPPGQSLVLYDNERCMGGGIIM
- the mltG gene encoding endolytic transglycosylase MltG — encoded protein: MPPDFELKPEREVRQEIKRFHFDLRRLPENKERRSKLFFTVTLIVFLLFYTFVYSSPPSFPVGKIVTVEEGASLGDITELFEENSVVRSALWLKAIIRVVGMQTGVHAGDYFFPKRKNILGVARMITTGNFELDSLLVTIPEGTMVREMETIFASKFSDFDSKEFLDKAKKKEGYLFPDTYFFLPNVEAEEIIKTLESTFFIKIAELEDDIKKFGEPLHDVVIMASMLEKEARTTETRRIISGILWKRIDIGMALQVDATFGYTIGKNTYQLTLEDLAMDSPYNTYKYAGLPIGPITNPGYDSLYAAVNPIQSEYLYFLSDRNGIMHYSKTFDEHKRKKSLYVN